One window of the Trifolium pratense cultivar HEN17-A07 linkage group LG2, ARS_RC_1.1, whole genome shotgun sequence genome contains the following:
- the LOC123910454 gene encoding chaperone protein ClpB1-like isoform X2 has product MINPETFTQKTNEAVASAHELAITSGHVLLNPLHLASTLISEPNGIFFQAISNVGGQESARAFDRVIKQSLKKLPTQSPPPNDVPASTSLMNVMKRAQVAQKSCGDTHLGVDQLILGLLEDSQIEDFLKQSNVDVSNVKSEVEKQRAKEGEKGDSAYGDTIQALKLYGRDLVEQAGKLDPVIGRDEEIRRVVRILSRRTKNNPVLIGEPGVGKTAVVEGLAQRIVKGDIPRDLSDVRLIALDMGALVAGAKYLGEFEERLKTVLKEVEDAEGKVVLFLDEIHLVLGAGRTQGAMDAANLFKPMLARGQLRCIGATTLDEYRKYVEKDAAFERRFQQVYVDEPSVPDTISILRGLKEKYEGYHGVRIQDRAIVVAAQLSSRYISGRQLPDKAIDLVDEACANVKVQLDSQPEEIDILERKIMQLEVELHALEKEDDKASKARLVDVRKELGDLRDKLQPLKTKHSKENERINEKRRLKQKREELILSLEEAERRYDLARAADLRYGAIDEVENAIKQLEGSTDGENLMLTETVGPDQIAEVVSRWTGIPVTRLGQNEIERLVRLGERLHNRIVGQNQAVDAVAEAVLRSRAGLGRPQQPTGSFLFLGPTGVGKTELAKALAEEFFDNENQMVRMDMSEYMEQHSVSRLIGAPPG; this is encoded by the exons ATGATTAATCCAGAAACGTTTACTCAAAAAACAAATGAAGCAGTTGCCAGTGCTCATGAACTAGCAATAACTTCAGGACATGTTCTGCTGAATCCCCTACACCTTGCATCAACTCTAATTTCTGAACCCAATGGTATATTTTTTCAAGCAATTTCCAATGTTGGTGGTCAAGAATCTGCACGCGCTTTCGATAGAGTAATAAAACAATCATTGAAGAAACTGCCTACTCAATCTCCTCCGCCAAATGATGTACCTGCAAGTACTTCGCTTATGAATGTCATGAAGAGAGCACAGGTAGCACAGAAGTCATGCGGCGACACTCATTTAGGAGTTGATCAATTGATATTGGGACTTCTTGAGGATTCTCAAATTGAAGACTTTTTGAAGCAATCTAATGTGGATGTTTCTAACGTTAAATCGGAGGTCGAAAAGCAGCGTGCTAAGGAAGGGGAGAAAGGTGATAGTGCTTATGGTGACACAATTCAAGCTTTGAAACTTTATGGTAGAGACTTGGTTGAACAAGCAGGTAAACTTGATCCTGTTATTGGACGCGATGAAGAGATAAGAAGGGTTGTGAGGATATTGTCAAGAAGGACTAAGAACAATCCTGTACTTATAGGTGAGCCAGGTGTTGGTAAAACAGCTGTTGTTGAAGGGTTGGCTCAGAGAATAGTTAAAGGAGATATTCCTAGAGATCTATCTGATGTACGGTTAATTGCTTTGGATATGGGAGCATTAGTTGCTGGTGCTAAGTATTTGGGAGAATTTGAAGAGAGGTTGAAGACAGTTTTAAAAGAAGTGGAAGATGCCGAAGGGAAGGTTGTTCTTTTCCTTGATGAAATTCATCTTGTTCTTGGTGCTGGTCGAACTCAAGGAGCAATGGATGCTGCTAACCTTTTCAAACCTATGCTTGCTCGCGGCCAACTTAGATGCATTGGTGCAACAACACTTGATGAATATAGGAAATATGTTGAAAAGGATGCAGCATTTGAAAGAAGGTTTCAACAGGTTTATGTTGATGAACCTAGTGTGCCTGATACCATCAGTATTCTTCGTGGATTAAAAGAGAAATATGAGGGTTATCATGGTGTTAGAATTCAAGATCGCGCAATTGTTGTTGCAGCTCAGTTGTCTAGTCGGTACATATCTG gACGTCAACTTCCTGACAAGGCAATTGATTTAGTTGACGAGGCTTGTGCAAATGTTAAAGTTCAACTTGATAGTCAGCCAGAGGAAATTGACATCCTTGAAAGGAAGATAATGCAATTGGAAGTGGAACTTCATGCTCTCGAAAAAGAGGACGACAAAGCTAGCAAAGCTCGTCTTGTAGAT GTGCGGAAAGAACTTGGTGACTTAAGAGACAAGCTTCAACCTCTGAAGACAAAGCATAGTAAAGAGAATGAGAGGATCAATGAGAAACGAAGGCTGAAGCAGAAACGTGAAGAGCTGATCTTGTCTTTAGAGGAGGCCGAGAGGAGGTATGATCTTGCAAGAGCTGCAGACCTACGTTATGGTGCAATCGACGAGGTGGAAAATGCAATTAAACAGCTTGAAGGTAGCACTGATGGGGAGAACTTGATGTTGACAGAAACTGTTGGACCAGACCAAATAGCTGAGGTTGTTAGCCGATGGACGGGTATACCAGTGACCCGGCTCGGCCAAAATGAGATAGAAAGGTTGGTCAGACTTGGTGAGAGATTGCACAATAGAATTGTGGGACAAAACCAAGCAGTTGATGCTGTTGCTGAGGCTGTATTGAGATCAAGAGCCGGTTTAGGAAGACCTCAACAACCAACTGGTTCCTTCCTATTCCTCGGTCCAACTGGTGTTGGTAAAACAGAACTTGCCAAGGCTCTTGCTGAAGAATTTTTTGATAATGAAAATCAGATGGTTAGAATGGACATGTCGGAATACATGGAACAACACTCTGTATCAAGATTGATCGGTGCACCACCAGGGTAA
- the LOC123910454 gene encoding chaperone protein ClpB1-like isoform X1: MINPETFTQKTNEAVASAHELAITSGHVLLNPLHLASTLISEPNGIFFQAISNVGGQESARAFDRVIKQSLKKLPTQSPPPNDVPASTSLMNVMKRAQVAQKSCGDTHLGVDQLILGLLEDSQIEDFLKQSNVDVSNVKSEVEKQRAKEGEKGDSAYGDTIQALKLYGRDLVEQAGKLDPVIGRDEEIRRVVRILSRRTKNNPVLIGEPGVGKTAVVEGLAQRIVKGDIPRDLSDVRLIALDMGALVAGAKYLGEFEERLKTVLKEVEDAEGKVVLFLDEIHLVLGAGRTQGAMDAANLFKPMLARGQLRCIGATTLDEYRKYVEKDAAFERRFQQVYVDEPSVPDTISILRGLKEKYEGYHGVRIQDRAIVVAAQLSSRYISGRQLPDKAIDLVDEACANVKVQLDSQPEEIDILERKIMQLEVELHALEKEDDKASKARLVDVRKELGDLRDKLQPLKTKHSKENERINEKRRLKQKREELILSLEEAERRYDLARAADLRYGAIDEVENAIKQLEGSTDGENLMLTETVGPDQIAEVVSRWTGIPVTRLGQNEIERLVRLGERLHNRIVGQNQAVDAVAEAVLRSRAGLGRPQQPTGSFLFLGPTGVGKTELAKALAEEFFDNENQMVRMDMSEYMEQHSVSRLIGAPPGYVGHEEGGQLTESVRRRPYSVVLFDEVEKAHTSVFNTLLQVLDDGRLTDGQGRTVDFRNTVIIMTSNLGAEYLLSGLSGKCTMEVARNQVMQEVRKHFRPELLNRLDEVVVFDPLSHEQLRKVSRLQMKDVANRLAEKGVALAVTDAALDYILAQSYDPVYGARPIRRWIEKKVVTELSRMLIRKEIDENTTVYIDADPEGSRLVYRVENNGGINAETEMNSDILIQITNAPENDSTPPSNKRKIDEGLLMIELPPTKKHMFE, from the exons ATGATTAATCCAGAAACGTTTACTCAAAAAACAAATGAAGCAGTTGCCAGTGCTCATGAACTAGCAATAACTTCAGGACATGTTCTGCTGAATCCCCTACACCTTGCATCAACTCTAATTTCTGAACCCAATGGTATATTTTTTCAAGCAATTTCCAATGTTGGTGGTCAAGAATCTGCACGCGCTTTCGATAGAGTAATAAAACAATCATTGAAGAAACTGCCTACTCAATCTCCTCCGCCAAATGATGTACCTGCAAGTACTTCGCTTATGAATGTCATGAAGAGAGCACAGGTAGCACAGAAGTCATGCGGCGACACTCATTTAGGAGTTGATCAATTGATATTGGGACTTCTTGAGGATTCTCAAATTGAAGACTTTTTGAAGCAATCTAATGTGGATGTTTCTAACGTTAAATCGGAGGTCGAAAAGCAGCGTGCTAAGGAAGGGGAGAAAGGTGATAGTGCTTATGGTGACACAATTCAAGCTTTGAAACTTTATGGTAGAGACTTGGTTGAACAAGCAGGTAAACTTGATCCTGTTATTGGACGCGATGAAGAGATAAGAAGGGTTGTGAGGATATTGTCAAGAAGGACTAAGAACAATCCTGTACTTATAGGTGAGCCAGGTGTTGGTAAAACAGCTGTTGTTGAAGGGTTGGCTCAGAGAATAGTTAAAGGAGATATTCCTAGAGATCTATCTGATGTACGGTTAATTGCTTTGGATATGGGAGCATTAGTTGCTGGTGCTAAGTATTTGGGAGAATTTGAAGAGAGGTTGAAGACAGTTTTAAAAGAAGTGGAAGATGCCGAAGGGAAGGTTGTTCTTTTCCTTGATGAAATTCATCTTGTTCTTGGTGCTGGTCGAACTCAAGGAGCAATGGATGCTGCTAACCTTTTCAAACCTATGCTTGCTCGCGGCCAACTTAGATGCATTGGTGCAACAACACTTGATGAATATAGGAAATATGTTGAAAAGGATGCAGCATTTGAAAGAAGGTTTCAACAGGTTTATGTTGATGAACCTAGTGTGCCTGATACCATCAGTATTCTTCGTGGATTAAAAGAGAAATATGAGGGTTATCATGGTGTTAGAATTCAAGATCGCGCAATTGTTGTTGCAGCTCAGTTGTCTAGTCGGTACATATCTG gACGTCAACTTCCTGACAAGGCAATTGATTTAGTTGACGAGGCTTGTGCAAATGTTAAAGTTCAACTTGATAGTCAGCCAGAGGAAATTGACATCCTTGAAAGGAAGATAATGCAATTGGAAGTGGAACTTCATGCTCTCGAAAAAGAGGACGACAAAGCTAGCAAAGCTCGTCTTGTAGAT GTGCGGAAAGAACTTGGTGACTTAAGAGACAAGCTTCAACCTCTGAAGACAAAGCATAGTAAAGAGAATGAGAGGATCAATGAGAAACGAAGGCTGAAGCAGAAACGTGAAGAGCTGATCTTGTCTTTAGAGGAGGCCGAGAGGAGGTATGATCTTGCAAGAGCTGCAGACCTACGTTATGGTGCAATCGACGAGGTGGAAAATGCAATTAAACAGCTTGAAGGTAGCACTGATGGGGAGAACTTGATGTTGACAGAAACTGTTGGACCAGACCAAATAGCTGAGGTTGTTAGCCGATGGACGGGTATACCAGTGACCCGGCTCGGCCAAAATGAGATAGAAAGGTTGGTCAGACTTGGTGAGAGATTGCACAATAGAATTGTGGGACAAAACCAAGCAGTTGATGCTGTTGCTGAGGCTGTATTGAGATCAAGAGCCGGTTTAGGAAGACCTCAACAACCAACTGGTTCCTTCCTATTCCTCGGTCCAACTGGTGTTGGTAAAACAGAACTTGCCAAGGCTCTTGCTGAAGAATTTTTTGATAATGAAAATCAGATGGTTAGAATGGACATGTCGGAATACATGGAACAACACTCTGTATCAAGATTGATCGGTGCACCACCAGG gTATGTCGGACATGAGGAAGGCGGACAATTAACTGAATCTGTAAGGAGAAGGCCATACAGCGTGGTACTGTTTGATGAAGTGGAGAAAGCGCATACATCTGTATTCAACACACTACTTCAAGTCTTAGATGATGGGAGATTAACTGATGGACAAGGCAGAACTGTGGATTTTAGGAACACAGTCATTATCATGACTTCAAACCTCGGCGCTGAGTATCTCCTAAGTGGACTTTCAGGAAAATGTACCATGGAAGTTGCTCGCAACCAAGTAATGCAGGAAGTACGAAAGCATTTCAGGCCAGAATTGTTGAATCGTCTGGACGAAGTAGTTGTATTCGATCCTCTTTCTCACGAGCAATTGAGGAAGGTTTCAAGGTTGCAAATGAAGGATGTAGCTAATCGTCTTGCTGAGAAAGGAGTTGCATTGGCAGTTACAGATGCAGCACTTGATTATATACTTGCTCAGAGCTATGATCCT GTGTATGGTGCTAGACCAATTAGAAGGTGGATTGAGAAGAAGGTAGTGACAGAGCTGTCGAGGATGCttataagaaaagaaattgaTGAGAATACAACGGTTTACATTGATGCTGATCCTGAGGGAAGTCGTTTGGTATACCGTGTAGAAAATAATGGAGGGATTAATGCTGAAACTGAGATGAACTCGGATATTTTGATTCAGATAACAAATGCACCAGAAAATGATTCTACTCCGCCTTCCAATAAAAGGAAAATTGACGAAGGCCTTTTAATGATAGAGTTACCGCCAACGAAAAAACACAtgtttgaataa
- the LOC123910456 gene encoding probable receptor-like protein kinase At1g11050, with product MEKIVFFMFMFLSINMMSISAAPSTCPMDLNYVLRIHWNSSACQNFDSKKEVNSPSTCCISLLSLFGIGFAQHLKETSQFNLQDLQTSISCMNDFQSKLNSLSLSNNLANSCFDPQQFVISRNFCAGIETVHDWNEKLGQNTSLNTACKPDLTDLSQCDVCLAAGLQVKQKLASIDGNSENSLNCFLLTILYAAGIVNEFGPESNGAVTCAFSVPVYSQVGSGSKGHQGLVFGLTGAGVALFVMCSLLGLYVWFDRKRMRKRKLETFQFDFDPEEQGSRRRPRPNTGSIWYKIQELEKATDKFSSKNFIGRGGFGLVFKGTLADGSVVAVKRVLESDFQGDAEFCNEVEIISNLKHRNLLPLRGCCVVDDNENYGDKGSQRYLVYDYMPNGNLEDHLFVSKDPQKANKSLTWPLRKNIILDVAKGLAYLHYGVKPAIYHRDIKATNILLDEDMRARVADFGLAKQSREGQSHLTTRVAGTHGYLAPEYALYGQLTEKSDVYSFGVVVLEIMCGRKALDLSSSGSPRAFLITDWAWSLVKSGKIDEALDASLLNDDNNASANPKSIMERYLLVGILCSHVMVALRPTISDALKMMEGDIEVPQIPDRPMPLGHPSFYNNDSNCNTFSISPALSGLKLQAGDMLRSISER from the exons ATGGAgaagattgttttttttatgtttatgtttcttAGCATAAACATGATGAGTATTTCAGCAGCTCCATCTACATGTCCTATGGACCTTAACTATGTCCTTAGAATCCATTGGAATTCTTCTGCTTGTCAAAATTTTGActcaaaaaaagaagtaaattcACCAAGCACATGTTGCATATCACTTTTGTCACTTTTTGGAATAGGATTTGCACAACATCTTAAAGAAACTTCTCAATTCAATCTTCAAGACCTTCAAACTTCAATTTCATGCATGAATGATTTTCAATCAAAGCTTAATTCTTTATCACTTTCAAACAACCTTGCTAACTCTTGCTTTGACCCTCAACAATTTGTTATCTCTCGTAACTTTTGTGCAGGtattgaaactgttcatgattGGAATGAAAAGTTGGGTCAGAATACAAGTTTGAACACTGCTTGTAAACCAGACCTAACTGATCTTTCTCAGTGTGATGTGTGTTTAGCAGCTGGTTTACAGGTTAAGCAGAAGCTTGCTTCAATTGATGGTAATTCTGAAAATTCATTGAATTGTTTCTTACTTACAATTCTTTATGCTGCTGGAATTGTGAATGAGTTTGGACCTGAAAGTAATGGTGCTGTTACTTGTGCTTTTAGTGTACCTGTTTATTCACAAGTTGGTTCTGGTTCAAAGGGTCATCAGGGTCTTGTGTTTGGTTTAACAGGAGCTGGTGTTGCATTGTTTGTTATGTGTTCTTTGTTGGGTTTATATGTTTGGTTTGATAGAAAACGTATGAGGAAGCGAAAGCTTGAAACTtttcaatttgattttgatCCTGAGGAACAAGGTTCTAGGCGTAGACCAAGGCCTAATACAGGTTCAATTTGGTACAAAATTCAGGAACTTGAGAAAGCTACTGAtaaattttcatccaaaaattTCATAGGGAGAGGtgggtttggtttggtttttaaaGGAACTTTGGCTGATGGATCTGTTGTTGCTGTTAAGAGGGTTTTAGAATCTGATTTTCAAGGGGATGCTGAGTTTTGTAATGAAGTTGAGATTATTAGTAATCTTAAGCATAGGAATCTGTTGCCTCTTAGAGGTTGTTGTGTGGTTGATGATAATGAGAATTATGGTGATAAGGGAAGTCAAAGATATCTTGTTTATGATTATATGCCAAATGGAAACTTGGAAGATCATCTTTTTGTATCAAAGGATCCTCAAAAAGCAAACAAATCATTGACTTGGCCTCTTAGGAAAAACATTATTTTGGATGTGGCAAAGGGTTTGGCTTATTTGCACTACGGAGTTAAGCCTGCAATTTATCATAGGGATATCAAAGCAACCAATATACTACTTGATGAAGATATGAGGGCAAGAGTTGCTGATTTTGGACTTGCTAAACAAAGTAGGGAAGGTCAGTCTCATCTCACTACTAGAGTTGCCGGAACTCATGGATATTTAGCACCGGAATATGCGTTATATGGTCAACTGACTGAGAAGAGTGATGTGTATAGCTTTGGTGTGGTTGTTTTGGAGATAATGTGTGGGAGGAAGGCTCTTGATTTGTCTTCATCGGGATCACCACGAGCGTTCTTGATCACCGATTGGGCTTGGTCGTTGGTGAAATCGGGGAAAATAGATGAGGCTTTGGATGCTTCTCTTTTGAATGACGATAATAATGCTAGTGCAAATCCTAAGAGCATAATGGAAAGGTATTTGCTTGTTGGAATTCTATGTTCTCATGTAATGGTTGCTTTAAGGCCAACAATTTCTGATGCTTTGAAGATGATGGAAGGTGATATCGAGGTTCCTCAAATTCCAGATAGGCCAATGCCTCTTGGACATCCTTCGTTTTATAATAATGATAGTAACTGCAACACTTTTAGCATATCCCCGGCATTAAGTGGCCTCAAATTGCAAGCTGGAGACATGCTCAG GTCCATTAGTGAGAGATGA